CGCTAAACGCTTGTTTTTCGACCCTTTCGGCTGCGCCAGGCGGGTGAAGTTGGGCGATGGCATGCGCGGTGCGATGTATCTGAAACGCCAGTTTTCACTATAATCTCTTCTTTGGGATCCCCCCCCCTGCCCTGCCCCGACTGCTTGTTGTTGAAGAGTCTATCGATGACCGAACCCGCTGACGACTCTGCCAACTCTCCGCTGTCGCATCTCTACGAGCTGGGCAAGGTGACTGTCTTCTATCTTCCGTCGCACAAGTTGGACGACCCGAGGTATTACGAGGGAACGCAGACCGCGCGGACGGCGACTCACGATTTTATGATGGATCGCTACCGCGCGTACACGCATTCGCCGACTCCCGTTAAAGGCTATTGGGTCGATTTCAATGGCCAGTTGGTGCACGACGTGATGGAGCGATTCGAGGTCTCGTTTGGCAGCGAGGCGGAGTTCGAGCGGCTGATCATTTTTCTGATCGAACTGTGTGGGCGGTTGAGCGAAGACGCGGTCTATGTGACGCGGGGCGAGCGGAGTTTTCTGGTCCATGGCCAGCCGCGGCAAGAGATCGCAAGCGACAGCGATCATGACAACCGATAGTGTTTTGAAATGGACCGCCATGAATCCGATCGATCCTCCCCGTCTGCTCGGTCCTCCGCTGGGCTCGGTGATCTTCAAGTCGCAGCCGGAAGACTTTGAGGTCGAAGAACTGCTTCGCTTCGAACCATCGGGCGAAGGGGAGCACTGCCTTGTTTGGATGGAGAAGAGGCATCGCAATACCAACGATGTCGCGTCGGAGCTGGCGACCAAACTGGGGCTGCGGAAGCGGTTGATCAGTCATTGCGGATTGAAGGATAAAGAGGCAGTAACGCGGCAATGGTTTAGTCTGCATCTGCCTGGAAAGCCGTCCCCTTCGGTTGAGGATTTAACTGTCGAAGGAGTGCGTGTGCTGCGGATCGTGCGCCACTTGCGCAAGCTGCACCGCGGCGCGCACGATGGCAATCGCTTTTGGATCCGTTTGCGAGGTTGTGAATTCTCCAGAGAAGCTGCCGCCGCGCGATGGCAGCAGATGATCGACCGTGGCGTTCCAAACTACTTCGGCACCCAGCGATTTGGCCGCGACGGTGGGAACGTGCCACAGGCGCTGCGATGGTTCAAGGACGAGATCCAAGTCCGCGATCGGATGCTGCGTGGGATCCTGTTGTCCGCCGCCCGCAGCTATCTGTTCAACGCCTGTGTCGGCCATCGCGTGCTCGACGGGACATGGGATACGCCGCTGTCGGGCGACGTGTTTGGGTTCGCCGACAATCGCAGCCTCGTCCTGCCGCACAATCTGCATGGCGATGAAGCCGATCGAGTACGGCAGGGAGCTCTTGAGTTAACCGCTCCGCTATGGGGCGAAGGGGAGCTGCAGAGCCAAGCCGCGGTCAAAGCGATGGAAGAGCAAGTCGTCGCTGCCTATCCCGATCTGTTGGCCGGTTTGGCTCAGTTCAATTTGCGGCAAGAGCGGCGTGTGATGCGGCTGCGACCGCTGTCGGCCGAACTGACCTGGGAAACTGATTCGACGCTCGTGCTGCGGTTCGATCTTCCCAAAGGAACCTACGCCACGACGCTGCTGCGCGAGTTGGTCGATATTGGTTAGCGCCGATGAATCGCTGCGTTAATTCACCCGCCCGGCGGAGCTGGGAGGGTCGGGAAACGAGCGTTTAGCAAGTTTTCCGGGGAGGGTTTGACCGCTGGATTGAACGCCGTCGATTTACCTCGCAACTCCCCTCCCCGAACTTTGCTTCGCTCGTTCGACCCTCCCCTTCAAGCTGCGCTTGGGGAGGGTGGATTTTTGTAAGCCGGGGACTTCAGTTCGGTTGCCCGTTCATGAGGTTTAGCTTGGCGGTTGATGCTGTTGGACGATGTCCAGGTGGACTTCGTGCATCGGCAACCAGAAGTCGTTTTTGAGTTTGGGATCGTTGGAGCGGACGATGTTCAGGCTGACCTGCAGCTTCTTCATCGCCGTGTCGAATTGGCTCTTTGTACATGCGAGCCTTTCGAGCGCTCGCTTTCGCAGCGGACCGGTGTAGTCGGGTTCGAGGCGGATGAATTGGTAGATCTCTTGTGCCAGCGAATCCAATTCGCAGACCGGTTGGAACGCCGCGGGGTAATGGACCTCGCGGAAGTACTGCATCTCGATCAACGCCGCATCGCCACCGGGCACTTTTCCGTAGAAGACCGATTCGGGATAGGTCTGCGGAATCCGAGTCTTCCAGTCCCAGACGGCTTTGACCTTGGGGCTCCATCCGCCCTCCTTGGGCTTTGCTTCCGGTAGGTCGGTGTTGTCCCACAGCGACGGGTAACTCGAGCATTGGCTGCCAAAGACCGTGCAGACTTTGTGAGCTAGCACAAATTGGTAGGCTTGATCAAATGTCTTTAGCATTGGAGCGAGACCCGGCCGGACTGGTAGTGTTTCAAATTGAGGTATCAGCCGCCACGCGTTAGCGTCCGGTTCCCTCCCCCGCCTGGCAACCGGACGCTAACGCGTGGCGGCTGATTTGCGCAGGTGCAACGGAATGGTGTGGCTGAGGGCCGCCGTTACAACGATGTCGGTGGTTGTTGCAGGTGAATGTTTCCAGGTGTGGAGCCCGATGCCGGTTCGTCTTGCAGGATGAAGCTGGCGGTCAGGATCGCGGCGGCTGCCAACAGGTTGCAGAAGACGGCCAGCACCCAAAACGGCATCGCGTTGCGGGCCGCTGGTTGGCAATATTTGATGCCGCGAGCGTATCCGACAAATCCGATCGCAAACGAGAGGACGGCGACGAATACGAGGATCATTCCCAGGGTGGTGACGGCCCATCGCGGTTCAGCGTTGGGCATCACCTTGGCAATCGCCAGCCCCGTCGCCATCGATGCCAGCCCCGTCCGGACCCATGCCGAACAGGTTCGCTCTTCCGCCATCAACGTTCGATCCAAGCCGGTGTCGGGTTGGGCGTTGGCGTTCTGGTTCTCTGGGCTCGCGTTATCGTTGCTCATCTGACGCCTTGTCGAGAAGTTGTTCGGCTCGCTGCCGTTGTAAAATCTGTTCCATGACTTCCAGTTCGGTGTAATACATCGCACTGGGGTCGATTCCTTGATCGTCGAGCCACTGCAGGTGCTTCGTCATCGCCGGTTGGCGGGCGTAGGCTGGCAGGATCACCAGCCAAACGACCGCGACGCCAGCGATGGCAAGCACCAATGACAGCAGCTTTTTGGTGTCGGTTAGACCGATCATTGTTCAACCACAGGGGCAAAGACGACTTCGAACATCAGGTAGGCCATCAGAAGGGTCAGGCACAGGTTCAGTGTCTGGCCGCAGACGTAAAGGATCAACGGCTTGCCACCCTTGAGTTGCGGAAGGAGTTGCTTGAAGTTGGTCTCCAGCCCGATGCTGACAAAGGCGAGGCAGAAGAGCCAGCCACGCAGCGTTTTGGTCGAGCCTTTGATCATCGCGTTGATCAATTCGGGGCCGGCGGTCATCGTCGAATAGAGTACCGAAAACAGGATCGACATCGCCACGAAGCCGAGGACAAACTTTGGGAATCGGTACCAGATCTCCGACGCTCCCACGCGGGGCGCCGACGGATCGCGTTCGACATACGTCACCCAATAGATCGCGACGCAAAAGGCTGTCACGCCGATCAGGATGTTCTGGATCATCTTCACCGTCGCGGCAACTTCTAACGCTTCGTCACCCAACACCGCACCGGCGGCGGCGACCGCGCCTGTCGAATCGATCGTCCCGCCCAGCCAGGCACCGCCCAGAGTCGGGCTCATTCCCGTCGCTTTGATGATCGCGGGCAGCACGACCATCATGATCACGGTGAAGCTGAGCGACATGCCGATCGCAAGCGATAGCTCTTCCTTTTTGGCTTTGCACGAGGCCGCGGTCGCGATCGCCGCGGAGACGCC
Above is a genomic segment from Rosistilla ulvae containing:
- the truD gene encoding tRNA pseudouridine(13) synthase TruD, giving the protein MTTDSVLKWTAMNPIDPPRLLGPPLGSVIFKSQPEDFEVEELLRFEPSGEGEHCLVWMEKRHRNTNDVASELATKLGLRKRLISHCGLKDKEAVTRQWFSLHLPGKPSPSVEDLTVEGVRVLRIVRHLRKLHRGAHDGNRFWIRLRGCEFSREAAAARWQQMIDRGVPNYFGTQRFGRDGGNVPQALRWFKDEIQVRDRMLRGILLSAARSYLFNACVGHRVLDGTWDTPLSGDVFGFADNRSLVLPHNLHGDEADRVRQGALELTAPLWGEGELQSQAAVKAMEEQVVAAYPDLLAGLAQFNLRQERRVMRLRPLSAELTWETDSTLVLRFDLPKGTYATTLLRELVDIG
- a CDS encoding AlkZ-related protein, with protein sequence MLKTFDQAYQFVLAHKVCTVFGSQCSSYPSLWDNTDLPEAKPKEGGWSPKVKAVWDWKTRIPQTYPESVFYGKVPGGDAALIEMQYFREVHYPAAFQPVCELDSLAQEIYQFIRLEPDYTGPLRKRALERLACTKSQFDTAMKKLQVSLNIVRSNDPKLKNDFWLPMHEVHLDIVQQHQPPS
- a CDS encoding DUF202 domain-containing protein; the encoded protein is MSNDNASPENQNANAQPDTGLDRTLMAEERTCSAWVRTGLASMATGLAIAKVMPNAEPRWAVTTLGMILVFVAVLSFAIGFVGYARGIKYCQPAARNAMPFWVLAVFCNLLAAAAILTASFILQDEPASGSTPGNIHLQQPPTSL